The Strigops habroptila isolate Jane chromosome 13 unlocalized genomic scaffold, bStrHab1.2.pri S16, whole genome shotgun sequence genome window below encodes:
- the KCTD7 gene encoding BTB/POZ domain-containing protein KCTD7 isoform X1, producing the protein MAMDGLEQQPPKFPQQMTLCCSSVVEPITPALHSQWALVSYPATGRGSVGPWSSSANSLPAETAPPSLFLSTRAIPAVIHFPGITMPFIATAAYPADLPTRARGMVVVTGQNKVSGNPDDAMSSSDAEDDFQEPATPTATQAGQALPLLPQQFPEVVPLNVGGMYFTTRLSTLRRYEDTMLAAMFSGRHYIPTDAEGRYFIDRDGTYFGDILNFLRSGDLPPRERVRAVYKEAQYYSIGPLLDNLEDIQPLKGEKVRQAFLGLMPYYKDHLERIIEIAKLRAMQRKARFAKLKVCVFKEEMPITPYECPHFNSLRFERSESETKLFEHHCEVDVSFGPWEAVADVYDLLHCIVTDLSDRGITVDHQCIGVCDKHLINHYYCKRPIYEFKITWW; encoded by the exons ATGGCGATGGacgggctggagcagcagccacccAAATTCCCCCAGCAAATGACATTGTGCTGCAGCAGCGTGGTGGAACCAATCACACCCGCACTGCACAGCCAATGGGCGCTGGTGTCTTACCCAGCCACTGGCAGGGGCTCTGTAGGACCTTGGtccagctctgcaaacagcCTTCCTGCAGAGACAGCCCCTCCGAGTTTGTTTCTCAGCACGAGAGCCATCCCTGCTGTGATTCATTTCCCAGGAATAACAATGCCATT CATTGCCACGGCTGCCTACCCAGCAGACCTGCCTACGAGAGCCAGAGGGATGGTGGTAGTTACGGGGCAGAACAAAGTGAGTGGAAACCCGGATGATGCCATGTCGAGCTCGGATGCAGAGGATGATTTCCAAGAGCCAGCCACTCCTACTGCAACCCAGGCAGGACAAGCACTACCTCTGCTGCCTCAGCAG TTTCCAGAAGTTGTTCCACTCAACGTAGGAGGCATGTATTTTACAACAAGACTGTCAACACTGAGGCGGTACGAGGACACGATGCTGGCGGCTATGTTCAGTGGAAGACACTATATCCCGACAGATGCTGAAGGCAGATATTTTATTGACAGAGATGGAACCTACTTTGG AGACATACTCAACTTTCTACGATCTGGTGACCTGCCGCCAAGGGAACGCGTGAGGGCAGTTTACAAGGAAGCTCAGTATTATTCCATAGGACCATTGCTAGACAATCTAGAGGATATCCAGCctcttaaaggagaaaaagttaGACAAGCTTTCCTGGGCCTAATGCCATATTACAAAG aTCATTTGGAAAGGATCATTGAAATAGCAAAGCTCAGAGCtatgcagagaaaagcaagatttGCAAAATTGAAGGTCTGTGTCTTCAAAGAAGAGATGCCCATCACTCCCTATGAATGCCCACACTTCAATTCTTTACGTTTTGAAAGGAGTGAGAGTGAGACAAAGCTGTTTGAACATCATTGTGAAGTAGATGTATCTTTTGGGCCCTGGGAGGCCGTGGCTGATGTATATGATCTTCTGCACTGTATTGTGACAGACCTGTCTGACAGAGGGATAACTGTGGATCATCAGTGTATCGGGGTGTGTGATAAACACCTGATAAATCACTATTACTGCAAGCGTCCTATCTATGAATTCAAGATTACTTGGTGGTGA
- the KCTD7 gene encoding BTB/POZ domain-containing protein KCTD7 isoform X3, which translates to MVVVTGQNKVSGNPDDAMSSSDAEDDFQEPATPTATQAGQALPLLPQQFPEVVPLNVGGMYFTTRLSTLRRYEDTMLAAMFSGRHYIPTDAEGRYFIDRDGTYFGDILNFLRSGDLPPRERVRAVYKEAQYYSIGPLLDNLEDIQPLKGEKVRQAFLGLMPYYKDHLERIIEIAKLRAMQRKARFAKLKVCVFKEEMPITPYECPHFNSLRFERSESETKLFEHHCEVDVSFGPWEAVADVYDLLHCIVTDLSDRGITVDHQCIGVCDKHLINHYYCKRPIYEFKITWW; encoded by the exons ATGGTGGTAGTTACGGGGCAGAACAAAGTGAGTGGAAACCCGGATGATGCCATGTCGAGCTCGGATGCAGAGGATGATTTCCAAGAGCCAGCCACTCCTACTGCAACCCAGGCAGGACAAGCACTACCTCTGCTGCCTCAGCAG TTTCCAGAAGTTGTTCCACTCAACGTAGGAGGCATGTATTTTACAACAAGACTGTCAACACTGAGGCGGTACGAGGACACGATGCTGGCGGCTATGTTCAGTGGAAGACACTATATCCCGACAGATGCTGAAGGCAGATATTTTATTGACAGAGATGGAACCTACTTTGG AGACATACTCAACTTTCTACGATCTGGTGACCTGCCGCCAAGGGAACGCGTGAGGGCAGTTTACAAGGAAGCTCAGTATTATTCCATAGGACCATTGCTAGACAATCTAGAGGATATCCAGCctcttaaaggagaaaaagttaGACAAGCTTTCCTGGGCCTAATGCCATATTACAAAG aTCATTTGGAAAGGATCATTGAAATAGCAAAGCTCAGAGCtatgcagagaaaagcaagatttGCAAAATTGAAGGTCTGTGTCTTCAAAGAAGAGATGCCCATCACTCCCTATGAATGCCCACACTTCAATTCTTTACGTTTTGAAAGGAGTGAGAGTGAGACAAAGCTGTTTGAACATCATTGTGAAGTAGATGTATCTTTTGGGCCCTGGGAGGCCGTGGCTGATGTATATGATCTTCTGCACTGTATTGTGACAGACCTGTCTGACAGAGGGATAACTGTGGATCATCAGTGTATCGGGGTGTGTGATAAACACCTGATAAATCACTATTACTGCAAGCGTCCTATCTATGAATTCAAGATTACTTGGTGGTGA
- the KCTD7 gene encoding BTB/POZ domain-containing protein KCTD7 isoform X2 has protein sequence MQLIVSPSHPPAEDGLWKHCSWHFHACFFCAGKEIADKHIATAAYPADLPTRARGMVVVTGQNKVSGNPDDAMSSSDAEDDFQEPATPTATQAGQALPLLPQQFPEVVPLNVGGMYFTTRLSTLRRYEDTMLAAMFSGRHYIPTDAEGRYFIDRDGTYFGDILNFLRSGDLPPRERVRAVYKEAQYYSIGPLLDNLEDIQPLKGEKVRQAFLGLMPYYKDHLERIIEIAKLRAMQRKARFAKLKVCVFKEEMPITPYECPHFNSLRFERSESETKLFEHHCEVDVSFGPWEAVADVYDLLHCIVTDLSDRGITVDHQCIGVCDKHLINHYYCKRPIYEFKITWW, from the exons ATGCAGCTTATTGTTAGTCCATCCCATCCTCCGGCTGAAGATGGACTATGGAAGCACTGTAGTTGGCATTTCCATGCATGTTTTTTCTGTGCAGGAAAGGAAATTGCTGATAAGCA CATTGCCACGGCTGCCTACCCAGCAGACCTGCCTACGAGAGCCAGAGGGATGGTGGTAGTTACGGGGCAGAACAAAGTGAGTGGAAACCCGGATGATGCCATGTCGAGCTCGGATGCAGAGGATGATTTCCAAGAGCCAGCCACTCCTACTGCAACCCAGGCAGGACAAGCACTACCTCTGCTGCCTCAGCAG TTTCCAGAAGTTGTTCCACTCAACGTAGGAGGCATGTATTTTACAACAAGACTGTCAACACTGAGGCGGTACGAGGACACGATGCTGGCGGCTATGTTCAGTGGAAGACACTATATCCCGACAGATGCTGAAGGCAGATATTTTATTGACAGAGATGGAACCTACTTTGG AGACATACTCAACTTTCTACGATCTGGTGACCTGCCGCCAAGGGAACGCGTGAGGGCAGTTTACAAGGAAGCTCAGTATTATTCCATAGGACCATTGCTAGACAATCTAGAGGATATCCAGCctcttaaaggagaaaaagttaGACAAGCTTTCCTGGGCCTAATGCCATATTACAAAG aTCATTTGGAAAGGATCATTGAAATAGCAAAGCTCAGAGCtatgcagagaaaagcaagatttGCAAAATTGAAGGTCTGTGTCTTCAAAGAAGAGATGCCCATCACTCCCTATGAATGCCCACACTTCAATTCTTTACGTTTTGAAAGGAGTGAGAGTGAGACAAAGCTGTTTGAACATCATTGTGAAGTAGATGTATCTTTTGGGCCCTGGGAGGCCGTGGCTGATGTATATGATCTTCTGCACTGTATTGTGACAGACCTGTCTGACAGAGGGATAACTGTGGATCATCAGTGTATCGGGGTGTGTGATAAACACCTGATAAATCACTATTACTGCAAGCGTCCTATCTATGAATTCAAGATTACTTGGTGGTGA